Proteins from a single region of Scleropages formosus chromosome 24, fSclFor1.1, whole genome shotgun sequence:
- the krr1 gene encoding KRR1 small subunit processome component homolog, which produces MASSTQEESVSATRSEKKAKNSKHEVDESELLTVPDGWKEVPFTREDNPRGLLEESSFATLFPKYREAYLKECWPLVQKALGELYIKGTLDLIEGSMTVSTTKKAFDPYAIVRARDLIKLLARSVPFEQAVRILQDDMACDIIKIGTLVRNRERFVKRRQRLIGPKGSTLKALELLTSCYVMVQGNTVSALGPFSGLKEVRKVVMDTMKNIHPIYNIKALMIKRELAKDPELRTQSWDRFLPSFKHKNLAKRKEPKKKTVKKEYTPFPPPQPESQIDKELATGEFFLRENQKRRKKMEEIKVKQAEALSRKQEERNKAFIPPKEKPAVKKQKKASTEGKIDIEAIKDKVKKAKNKKLGAPPVNVATATTAGSEKKMKNR; this is translated from the exons ATGGCGTCTTCCACACAGGAGGAAAGCGTGAGTGCAACGCGCTcggagaagaaagcaaaaaacagtAAACACGAGG TGGACGAGTCGGAGCTTCTCACGGTTCCTGATGGATGGAAAGAGGTGCCCTTCACCAGAGAGGACAACCCCAGGGGTCTGTTGGAGGAGAGCAGCTTCGCCACGCTCTTCCCCAAATACAGAGAGGCTTATCTCAAAGAATGCTGGCCCCTGGTCCAGAAAGCGCTTGGCGAATTA TACATCAAAGGTACCTTGGACCTGATTGAGGGAAGCATGACAGTTAGCACCACAAAGAAGGCATTTGACCCATACGCTATAGTTCGAGCCAGAGACTTGATAAAGCTGTTGGCCAGGAGCGTACCATTTGAGCAA GCTGTACGGATTCTTCAGGATGACATGGCTTGTGACATTATTAAAATTGGGACTCTAGTACGGAACCGAGAGCGCTTTGTTAAAAGGAGACAGAGACTTATTGGACCTAAAGGGTCTACTCTTAAG gccttagagctgctgactaGCTGCTACGTCATGGTGCAGGGGAACACCGTTTCAGCCCTGGGACCCTTCAGTGGCCTCAAAGAG GTAAGGAAAGTTGTTATGGATACAATGAAGAACATTCACCCAATATATAACATCAAG GCTCTAATGATTAAACGGGAGTTGGCCAAAGACCCTGAACTGCGGACACAGAGCTGGGACAGGTTTCTGCCATCTTTCAAACATAAGAACCTGGCCAAGCGCAAGGAGCCCAAGAAGAAGACTGTCAAGAAGGAGTATACTCCTTTCCCACCCCCACAGCCTGAGAGCCAG ATTGACAAGGAGCTGGCAACTGGGGAGTTCTTCCTGCGAGAGAATcaaaaaaggaggaagaaaatgGAGGAAATCAAG GTGAAACAGGCTGAAGCTCTGAGCAGAAAacaggaggaaaggaacaaggCTTTTATCCCTCCGAAGGAGAAACCTGCTgtgaagaaacaaaagaaag CTTCCACAGAAGGTAAAATAGACATTGAGGCCATCAAAGACAAAGTGAAGAAGGCCAAGAATAAGAAGCTGGGAGCACCTCCGGTAAATGTGGCCACTGCCACCACTGCAGGTAGtgagaagaaaatgaagaacagATGA